From one Pseudomonas sp. B21-048 genomic stretch:
- a CDS encoding AI-2E family transporter yields the protein MADTRRWFWLGGVVLLCAFVYLLHPILTPFLVALLLAYLFDPLVDRLEKYGLSRTWGVVAVFALFTLIVTALLLVLVPMLARQLFRLYELAPQMLDWLQHTAVPWAQSKIGLSDGFWKFDKLKAAFSEHMGQTTDVVGVVLSQATASGLALIGWLANLVLIPVVSFYLLRDWDLMMAKIRSLLPRDREVRVMSLAEECHEVLGAFVRGQLLVMLALGVIYAAGLMIVGLELGLLIGLIAGLAAIVPYMGFVIGIGAALIAGLFQFGGDLYPMIGIVAVFMVGQALEGMVLTPLLVGDRIGLHPVAVIFAILAGGELFGFTGVLLALPVAAVIMVLVRHVHDLYKDSDIYGGVDESGL from the coding sequence ATGGCCGATACACGGCGTTGGTTCTGGCTCGGTGGGGTGGTCCTGCTTTGCGCGTTTGTTTACCTGTTGCACCCGATCCTGACGCCGTTCCTGGTGGCGCTGTTGCTGGCCTATCTGTTCGACCCGCTGGTGGATCGTCTGGAAAAGTACGGTCTGTCACGGACCTGGGGCGTGGTGGCGGTGTTTGCGTTGTTCACATTGATCGTCACCGCGTTGCTGTTGGTGTTGGTGCCGATGCTCGCCAGGCAGCTGTTTCGTTTGTATGAACTGGCGCCGCAAATGCTCGACTGGTTGCAGCACACCGCCGTGCCGTGGGCGCAATCGAAGATCGGGTTGTCGGACGGCTTCTGGAAGTTCGATAAGCTCAAGGCGGCGTTCAGCGAGCACATGGGCCAGACCACCGATGTGGTCGGCGTGGTGCTGAGTCAGGCGACGGCTTCAGGCCTCGCGCTGATCGGCTGGCTGGCCAATCTGGTGCTGATTCCGGTGGTGAGTTTTTATCTGCTGCGCGACTGGGACCTGATGATGGCCAAGATCCGCAGCCTGCTGCCGCGTGATCGTGAAGTGCGCGTGATGTCCCTGGCGGAAGAATGCCATGAAGTGCTCGGGGCGTTCGTGCGCGGGCAGCTGCTGGTGATGCTGGCGCTGGGCGTGATCTATGCCGCAGGCTTGATGATCGTCGGGCTGGAGCTGGGGCTGTTGATCGGTCTGATTGCCGGGTTGGCAGCGATCGTGCCGTACATGGGGTTTGTCATTGGGATTGGGGCGGCATTGATTGCCGGTCTGTTCCAGTTCGGTGGCGATTTGTATCCCATGATCGGTATTGTCGCGGTGTTCATGGTCGGCCAGGCGCTGGAAGGCATGGTCCTGACGCCGTTGCTGGTGGGCGACCGGATCGGTCTACACCCGGTGGCGGTGATCTTCGCCATTCTGGCCGGCGGCGAGTTGTTTGGTTTTACCGGAGTGCTGCTGGCATTGCCGGTGGCGGCCGTGATCATGGTCCTGGTGCGTCACGTGCATGATTTGTACAAGGATTCGGATATCTATGGCGGTGTCGACGAATCCGGACTGTAA